A part of Bufo bufo chromosome 7, aBufBuf1.1, whole genome shotgun sequence genomic DNA contains:
- the TRAP1 gene encoding heat shock protein 75 kDa, mitochondrial, with product MAASALLRGNLCRALRSWSPPGAVVSGRSLSGCLTRYQPSPLHLVPASGRSLCSLSNVTYRRYTTQTAEDKEEEPALHTIISDTESVQGVASQHEFQAETKKLLDIVARSLYSEKEVFIRELISNGSDALEKLRHKLMSQGSGLPEMEIHLHTDSEKGTLTIQDTGVGMTQEELISNLGTIARSGSKAFLEALQNQTDSSGKIIGQFGVGFYSAFMVADKVVVYSQSSEPGSPGYCWTSDGSGVFELAEADGVRPGTKVIIHLKDDCKEFASEDRVREVVTKYSNFVSFPLYLNGKRVNTLQALWMMDPKEIGEWQHEEFYRFIAQAYDKPRYTLHYKADAPLNIRSIFYVPEMKPSMFDVSRELGSSVALYSRKVLIQTKATDILPKWLRFLRGVVDSEDIPLNLSRELLQESSLIRKLRDVLQRRLVKFFLDQNKKDPEKYKKFFEDYGLFIREGIVTTQEQDVKEDIGKLLRFESSALPEGEQTSLLDYASRMQAGSRNIYYLCTPNRHLAEHSPYYEAMKQKQTEVLFCYEQFDELTLLHLREFEKKKLISLETDIVVDHYKEEKFEDSRPASDRLAEKESEDLMAWMRNGLGTRVTNIKVTPRLDTHPAMITVLEMGAARHFLRTQQLAKTNEERAQLLQPTLEINTGHPLIKKLWQLKDADQDLAKLLLDQIYENAMIAAGLNDDPRPMVGRLNELLTKALEKH from the exons ATGGCGGCTTCTGCTCTGCTCAGAGGAAACCTATGCCGGGCGCTGAGATCGTGGAGCCCGCCCGGGGCTGTCGTGTCAGGGAGGAGCCTGAGCG GTTGCCTCACCAGGTACCAGCCGTCTCCCTTGCATTTGGTGCCCGCTTCTGGGAGGAGCCTCTGCTCGCTGAGTAACGTAACGTACCGGAGATACACTACACAAACCgcagaggacaaggaggaggagcctGCGCTGCACACCATCATCTCCGATACCGAGAGCGTCCAGG GTGTCGCCTCCCAGCACGAGTTTCAGGCTGAAACCAAGAAGCTCCTGGACATTGTTGCTCGCTCGTTATACTCGGAGAAGGAG GTGTTTATCCGGGAGCTGATCTCAAACGGCAGCGATGCCCTGGAGAAGCTGCGCCACAAGCTCATGTCTCAGGGGAGCGGCTTGCCCGAGATGGAGATCCACCTACATACAGATAGTGAGAAGGGCACACTCACCATCCAG GACACTGGGGTGGGGATGACGCAGGAGGAGCTGATCTCCAACCTAGGAACCATCGCACGCTCGGGATCCAAG GCCTTTCTTGAAGCCCTGCAGAACCAGACTGATAGCTCTGGGAAGATTATAGGTCAGTTCGGCGTCGGCTTCTACTCCGCGTTCATGGTTGCCGACAAAGTCGTCGTCTACTCTCAGTCGTCAGAGCCGGGTAGCCCTGGGTATTGCTGGACGTCCGATGG ATCTGGTGTCTTTGAGTTGGCAGAGGCCGACGGGGTGAGGCCAGGGACTAAAGTCATCATTCATCTTAAAGACGACTGTAAGGAGTTTGCCAGTGAGGACCGAGTAAGAG AGGTGGTGACGAAATACAGCAACTTTGtcagcttccctctgtatctTAACGGCAAGAGGGTTAACACTCTTCAG GCTCTCTGGATGATGGACCCCAAAGAGATCGGAGAATGGCAGCACGAGGAGTTCTACCGGTTTATTGCCCAGGCTTATGACAAACCTCGCTACACGCTTCACTACAAGGCAGACGCTCCTCTGAACATTCGGAGCATCTTCTATGTACCCGAGATG aaacctTCTATGTTTGACGTAAGCCGGGAGCTGGGGTCCAGTGTGGCACTTTACAGCCGCAAAGTCCTTATCCAGACCAAAGCCACGGACATCCTGCCCAAGTGGTTGCGCTTTCTTCGGG GGGTTGTGGACAGTGAGGATATCCCCTTGAATCTCAGCCGAGAACTGCTACAGGAAAGTTCTCTGATAAG GAAGCTGCGAGATGTGCTTCAAAGACGACTCGTCAAATTCTTCCTCGATCAAAACAAGAAGGATCCCGAGAAGTACAAAAAATTCTTTGAGGACTATGGGCTTTTTATCCGAGAAGGGATTGTGACCACCCAAGAGCAAGACGTCAAG gAGGACATTGGAAAACTGCTGCGTTTTGAGTCTTCGGCCCTCCCTGAAGGAGAACAGACCAGCCTTTTAGATTACGCCAGTCGCATGCAAGCCGGATCACGCAACATCTACTACTTGTGCACCCCCAACCGGCACCTTGCAGAACACAGCCCTTACTATGAAGCCATGAAACAGAAGCAAACAGAG GTCCTCTTCTGCTATGAGCAGTTTGACGAGCTCACTTTACTGCACTTGCGAGAGTTTGAGAAGAAGAAGCTCATCTCGTTAGAGACAGATATCGTGGTCGATCATTACAAGGAGGAGAAATTTGAGGACAGCCGTCCAG CTTCTGATAGATTGGCCGAGAAGGAGTCTGAAGATCTCATGGCCTGGATGAGGAACGGCTTGGGGACTCGAGTGACCAATATCAAG GTCACACCACGTCTGGACACTCACCCAGCCATGATTACTGTGTTGGAGATGGGGGCGGCCAGACATTTTCTGCGCACACAGCAGCTTGCAAAAACGAATGAAGAGCGTGCACAACTCTTGCAGCCCACCCTGGAGATTAATACAGG GCATCCTCTTATTAAGAAGCTCTGGCAGCTGAAGGACGCAGACCAGGATCTGGCCAAATTACTTCTAGATCAG ATCTATGAGAATGCAATGATCGCAGCCGGGCTAAACGATGACCCCCGACCTATGGTAGGACGTCTTAATGAGTTGTTGACTAAAGCTCTGGAGAAGCATTGA